The Prunus persica cultivar Lovell chromosome G7, Prunus_persica_NCBIv2, whole genome shotgun sequence genome has a segment encoding these proteins:
- the LOC18771659 gene encoding probable protein phosphatase 2C 60 isoform X1, whose product MLSRLMNFLRACWLPSSDRYVQLGSDAAGRQDGLLWYKDTGQHLNGEFSMAVVQANSLLEDQSQVESGPLSTLESGPYGTFVGIYDGHGGPETSRYINDHLFQNLKRFTSEQQSMSVDVIRKAYQATEEGFLSVVTKQWPMKPQIAAVGSCCLVGVICGGTLYIANVGDSRAVLGRVMKATGEVLAIQLSSEHNVAIESVRQEMHSLHPDDSRIVVLKHNVWRVKGLIQVSRSIGDIYLKKAEFNREPLYTKFRLREPFTRPILSSEPSISVHELQPHDQFVIFASDGLWEHLSNQEAVDIVQNHPRSGSARRLVKTALQEAAKKREMRYSDLKKIERGVRRHFHDDITVIVVFLDSNLVSRASSARGPSLSVRGRGINIPAKTLAPSMETS is encoded by the exons ATGTTATCAAGGTTGATGAACTTTCTGAGGGCCTGCTGGCTGCCATCCTCGGACCGATATGTACAGCTAGGTTCGGATGCAGCTGGCAGACAAGATGGGTTACTTTGGTACAAAGACACCGGGCAACACTTGAATGGTGAATTTTCAATGGCTGTTGTACAGGCCAACAGTTTGCTTGAGGATCAGAGTCAGGTTGAGTCTGGTCCCTTGAGCACGCTGGAGTCTGGCCCATATGGCACCTTTGTTGGAATATATGATGGTCATGGCGGTCCTGAGACCTCCCGATACATCAATGATCACCTATTCCAGAATCTAAAAA ggttcaCATCAGAGCAACAGTCCATGTCAGTGGATGTGATACGGAAAGCATATCAAGCGACAGAAGAGGGATTCCTCTCTGTTGTTACCAAACAGTGGCCTATGAAACCCCAAATTGCAGCCGTTGGGTCTTGTTGCCTTGTTGGTGTGATCTGTGGTGGCACCCTTTACATTGCCAATGTTGGTGACTCTCGAGCTGTGCTGGGGAGAGTTATGAAGGCTACTGGGGAGGTTCTTGCCATCCAGCTGTCATCAGAGCACAATGTGGCCATAGAATCTGTCAGACAGGAGATGCATTCTTTGCACCCAGATGACTCACGTATTGTAGTTTTAAAGCATAATGTATGGCGCGTAAAGGGATTGATACAG GTTTCTAGATCGATTGGTGACATATATCTGAAAAAGGCTGAATTTAACAGGGAGCCTTTGTATACCAAGTTTCGCTTACGTGAACCTTTTACAAGGCCAATTTTAAGCTCTGAACCATCGATCTCTGTACATGAACTTCAACCACATGATCAATTTGTCATATTTGCTTCTGATGGGTTGTGGGAGCACCTTAGCAACCAGGAAGCGGTTGATATAGTTCAAAATCACCCACGCAGC GGAAGTGCTCGGAGGCTTGTGAAAACTGCCTTGCAGGAAGCAgccaagaaaagagaaatgagATACTCAgatttgaagaaaatagaGCGTGGTGTCCGCCGGCATTTCCACGACGACATAACAGTCATAGTCGTATTTCTTGACTCAAACCTTGTGAGCAGAGCCAGCTCAGCTAGAGGCCCTAGTTTGTCTGTGAGAGGACGTGGTATTAATATACCTGCAAAAACTCTTGCCCCTTCCATGGAAACCTCGTGA
- the LOC18771659 gene encoding probable protein phosphatase 2C 46 isoform X2, translated as MLSRLMNFLRACWLPSSDRYVQLGSDAAGRQDGLLWYKDTGQHLNGEFSMAVVQANSLLEDQSQVESGPLSTLESGPYGTFVGIYDGHGGPETSRYINDHLFQNLKRFTSEQQSMSVDVIRKAYQATEEGFLSVVTKQWPMKPQIAAVGSCCLVGVICGGTLYIANVGDSRAVLGRVMKATGEVLAIQLSSEHNVAIESVRQEMHSLHPDDSRIVVLKHNVWRVKGLIQVSRSIGDIYLKKAEFNREPLYTKFRLREPFTRPILSSEPSISVHELQPHDQFVIFASDGLWEHLSNQEAVDIVQNHPRSVTYLSQWKCSEACENCLAGSSQEKRNEILRFEENRAWCPPAFPRRHNSHSRIS; from the exons ATGTTATCAAGGTTGATGAACTTTCTGAGGGCCTGCTGGCTGCCATCCTCGGACCGATATGTACAGCTAGGTTCGGATGCAGCTGGCAGACAAGATGGGTTACTTTGGTACAAAGACACCGGGCAACACTTGAATGGTGAATTTTCAATGGCTGTTGTACAGGCCAACAGTTTGCTTGAGGATCAGAGTCAGGTTGAGTCTGGTCCCTTGAGCACGCTGGAGTCTGGCCCATATGGCACCTTTGTTGGAATATATGATGGTCATGGCGGTCCTGAGACCTCCCGATACATCAATGATCACCTATTCCAGAATCTAAAAA ggttcaCATCAGAGCAACAGTCCATGTCAGTGGATGTGATACGGAAAGCATATCAAGCGACAGAAGAGGGATTCCTCTCTGTTGTTACCAAACAGTGGCCTATGAAACCCCAAATTGCAGCCGTTGGGTCTTGTTGCCTTGTTGGTGTGATCTGTGGTGGCACCCTTTACATTGCCAATGTTGGTGACTCTCGAGCTGTGCTGGGGAGAGTTATGAAGGCTACTGGGGAGGTTCTTGCCATCCAGCTGTCATCAGAGCACAATGTGGCCATAGAATCTGTCAGACAGGAGATGCATTCTTTGCACCCAGATGACTCACGTATTGTAGTTTTAAAGCATAATGTATGGCGCGTAAAGGGATTGATACAG GTTTCTAGATCGATTGGTGACATATATCTGAAAAAGGCTGAATTTAACAGGGAGCCTTTGTATACCAAGTTTCGCTTACGTGAACCTTTTACAAGGCCAATTTTAAGCTCTGAACCATCGATCTCTGTACATGAACTTCAACCACATGATCAATTTGTCATATTTGCTTCTGATGGGTTGTGGGAGCACCTTAGCAACCAGGAAGCGGTTGATATAGTTCAAAATCACCCACGCAGCGTAACATACTTATCTCAAT GGAAGTGCTCGGAGGCTTGTGAAAACTGCCTTGCAGGAAGCAgccaagaaaagagaaatgagATACTCAgatttgaagaaaatagaGCGTGGTGTCCGCCGGCATTTCCACGACGACATAACAGTCATAGTCGTATTTCTTGA
- the LOC18769197 gene encoding uncharacterized protein LOC18769197, producing the protein MGCKVSKQSKKLCRKRKEQLKLAVDRRYAFAEAQREYNQSLYAVAIAIRSFVASHSSPPPSDSEPTKNTGAGPFLDSETSISSSEADRKKQLQGSSDEENSDHNAGTDGEELGLVLLNDEAVREGRELLEALKEVEVQFLSAYNSSLDVTRMLGTNTDQMQSALEETEENSSKLKKSRSISSILSSSSSRKSLLRSSTRSSSTSTNFNGGLFDDNGAMGSKCHSLTLGTLYALEQKLYKDVKAGEETSRLYDRKCSQYSRNQGHGLKTEDKIRVELQYSRISVAKGSAESTFKKIRKLRDEELQPQLIELLQGLKKNWKVMSEYHEIQHQIMSEVKWLKCSSYGKSQQHATQTLQVDLKKWRACFAQYVCSQKAYIEALDGWMIKFDAPETEASSENWYSLRPCRVSVLPTTEICHNWLDGIDKLPYKTVAGAMESFGEHVQALMVQQGKEHQQKRKVDGLAGELRRQALLLEMNKHVSELKLFYVQDDKPHEQKHTKPLKKMENELEQEKAKHHTAMEETRDMYVNGFQKGFSSVFKSLADFSKTSMKIYDELLE; encoded by the exons ATGGGTTGCAAGGTCTCAAAGCAAAGTAAAAAGCTTTGTAGGAAGAGAAAGGAGCAGCTGAAATTGGCTGTGGATAGAAGGTATGCGTTTGCAGAGGCACAGAGGGAATATAACCAGTCGCTGTATGCAGTGGCAATTGCTATAAGGTCGTTTGTAGCAAGCCACTcctctccaccaccatctgaTTCTGAACCAACCAAAAACACCGGTGCTGGCCCTTTTCTTGATTCTGAAACTTCTATAAGCTCTTCAGAGGCAGACAGAAAAAAACAGCTACAAGGAAGCTCAGATGAAGAGAATAGCGATCATAATGCTGGGACTGATGGGGAAGAATTAGGGTTGGTTTTGCTGAATGATGAGGCTGTGAGAGAAGGGAGGGAATTGTTGGAAGCATTGAAAGAGGTTGAGGTCCAATTCCTTAGCGCCTATAATTCCAGTTTGGACGTTACCAGGATGCTAGGCACCAACACGGATCAAATGCAATCTGCATTGGAGGAAACTGAAG AGAACTCaagtaaactcaaaaaaagCCGCTCCATCTCATCTATATTATCTTCGTCTTCCTCCCGAAAAAGCCTCCTTAGATCTAGCACCAGAAGTTCTTCAACAAGCACCAATTTTAATGGTGGTCTCTTTGATGACAATGGAGCAATGGGATCCAAGTGCCATTCGTTAACACTGGGGACGCTATATGCTTTGGAGCAAAAACTCTATAAGGATGTGAAG GCTGGAGAGGAAACCAGTAGATTATATGATCGAAAATGCTCCCAGTATTCGAGAAACCAAGGACATGGCCTAAAGACTGAAGACAAAATTCGAGTTGAATTGCAATATTCCAGAATTTCGGTTGCCAAAGGAAGTGCGGAatcaacatttaaaaaaattcgaaaactGAGAGATGAGGAGCTGCAACCACAACTTATTGAGTTGTTACAAGG GctgaagaaaaattggaaggtCATGTCAGAATATCATGAAATACAACATCAAATCATGTCAGAAGTGAAATGGCTCAAGTGTTCATCTTATGGAAAGTCACAACAGCATGCAACTCAAACGCTTCAAGTAGACCTTAAAAAATGGCGTGCTTGCTTTGCTCAATATGTTTGTTCACAGAAAGCATACATTGAGGCTCTTGATGGTTGGATGATTAAGTTTGATGCTCCTGAAACCGAAGCCTCCTCAGAGAATTGGTATTCGCTTCGACCGTGTAGAGTAAGCGTCCTACCAACAACAGAAATATGTCATAATTGGTTAGATGGCATAGATAAGCTGCCATATAAAACAGTGGCTGGTGCCATGGAAAGCTTTGGCGAGCATGTCCAAGCCTTGATGGTTCAACAAGGTAAGGAGCATCAACAAAAGAGGAAGGTTGATGGGCTTGCTGGAGAACTTCGTAGGCAGGCTTTGTTActtgaaatgaataaacaCGTGAGTGAGTTAAAGTTATTTTATGTGCAAGATGATAAACCGCATGAGCAAAAGCACACGAAGCCCTTGAAAAAGATGGAGAACGAGCTAGAGCAAGAGAAGGCAAAACATCATACAGCCATGGAGGAGACACGTGATATGTATGTGAATGGATTTCAAAAGGGGTTTTCGTCAGTTTTTAAATCCTTGGCCGATTTTTCCAAGACTTCCATGAAAATTTATGATGAGCTTTTAGAATAG